Proteins from a genomic interval of Streptomyces sp. Tu6071:
- a CDS encoding EamA family transporter: protein MSGTGRSAGTGLPVQQGSAGATVPSPSASSVPVTEGGAPAGGTRGSGPRGALGPVGLVLAGCVSVQFGGALAVSIMGRTGPLGVVAIRLAVAALVLLLFCRPRLRGHSRADWGTVVAFGVAMSGMNALFYQAADRIPLGLAVTFEVLGPLVLSVVASRRLVNFLWALLALLGVFLLSGTGLSDIDPVGVAFALGAGVMWAAYIVFSARTGRRFPQADGLALAMAVGAVLILPFGIAQAGATLVVPSTLALGAGVALLSSVLPYTLELIALRRIPAAAFAVLMSLEPAIAALAGFLVLHQDLSWIEGLAVALVIAASLGAVRTTSERHD, encoded by the coding sequence GTGTCGGGTACGGGGCGGTCGGCCGGGACCGGACTCCCCGTCCAGCAGGGTTCCGCCGGCGCGACGGTCCCCTCGCCCTCCGCCTCCTCGGTACCCGTGACCGAGGGGGGCGCCCCTGCCGGCGGCACCCGGGGCAGCGGTCCGCGTGGCGCGCTCGGACCGGTCGGCCTGGTGCTCGCCGGGTGCGTGTCGGTGCAGTTCGGCGGGGCGCTCGCCGTGAGCATCATGGGGCGCACCGGGCCCCTCGGCGTGGTGGCGATCCGGCTCGCCGTCGCCGCGCTCGTGCTGCTGCTCTTCTGCCGGCCGAGGCTGCGGGGCCACTCCCGAGCGGACTGGGGCACCGTGGTCGCCTTCGGGGTCGCCATGTCCGGCATGAACGCGCTCTTCTACCAGGCCGCCGACCGTATCCCGCTAGGTCTCGCCGTGACCTTCGAGGTGCTGGGTCCGCTGGTCCTGTCTGTGGTCGCCTCACGTCGTCTCGTGAACTTCCTGTGGGCGCTCCTCGCGCTGCTCGGAGTCTTCCTGCTCAGTGGCACCGGGCTGAGCGACATCGACCCCGTGGGTGTCGCCTTCGCCCTCGGCGCGGGCGTCATGTGGGCCGCGTACATCGTGTTCAGTGCCCGGACCGGTCGCCGCTTCCCGCAGGCTGACGGCCTCGCCCTCGCCATGGCCGTGGGCGCTGTCCTCATCCTGCCGTTCGGCATCGCGCAGGCCGGCGCGACGCTCGTCGTGCCTTCCACGCTCGCTCTCGGTGCCGGTGTCGCTCTCCTTTCCTCCGTGCTCCCCTACACCCTGGAACTCATCGCACTGCGCCGTATCCCCGCCGCCGCCTTCGCCGTGCTGATGAGCCTGGAACCGGCCATCGCGGCACTCGCCGGCTTCCTCGTACTGCACCAGGACCTGAGCTGGATCGAAGGGCTGGCCGTCGCCCTCGTCATCGCCGCCAGCCTGGGTGCGGTGCGTACGACGAGTGAACGGCACGATTGA
- a CDS encoding metal-dependent transcriptional regulator, whose product MSGLIDTTEMYLRTILELEEEGVVPMRARIAERLDQSGPTVSQTVARMERDGLVAVASDRHLELTEEGRRLATRVMRKHRLAECLLVDVIGLEWEQVHAEACRWEHVMSEAVERRVLDLLRHPTESPYGNPIPGLEELGEQSEADPFLDAGMVSLADLEPGGEGKNVIVRRIGEPIQTDAQLMYTLRRAGVQPGAVVSVTRAAGGVLVGSGGEAAELDTEIASHVFVAKG is encoded by the coding sequence ATGTCCGGACTGATCGACACCACGGAGATGTATCTCCGCACCATCCTCGAACTGGAGGAGGAAGGTGTGGTGCCCATGCGCGCCCGCATCGCGGAGCGGCTCGACCAGAGCGGCCCCACCGTCAGCCAGACGGTGGCGCGCATGGAAAGGGACGGCCTCGTCGCCGTCGCCAGCGACCGCCACCTGGAGCTGACCGAGGAGGGCCGCCGCCTCGCCACCCGGGTCATGCGCAAGCACCGGCTCGCCGAATGCCTCCTCGTCGACGTCATCGGCCTGGAGTGGGAGCAGGTCCACGCCGAGGCGTGTCGCTGGGAGCACGTCATGAGCGAGGCGGTCGAGCGCCGCGTCCTCGATCTCCTGCGCCACCCGACCGAGTCCCCCTACGGGAACCCGATCCCGGGCCTGGAGGAGCTGGGCGAGCAGTCCGAGGCCGATCCCTTCCTCGACGCGGGCATGGTCTCGCTCGCCGACCTGGAGCCGGGCGGCGAGGGCAAGAACGTGATCGTGCGCCGCATCGGCGAGCCCATCCAGACCGACGCGCAGCTCATGTACACGCTCCGCCGCGCGGGCGTCCAGCCGGGCGCCGTGGTGAGCGTGACGCGCGCGGCGGGCGGCGTTCTCGTCGGCAGCGGCGGCGAGGCCGCCGAGCTGGACACCGAGATCGCCTCGCACGTCTTCGTCGCGAAGGGCTGA
- a CDS encoding glycoside hydrolase family 3 N-terminal domain-containing protein — MTVEHTADDHLELVRDLLSRMTVAEKLGQLQQLSWNSATGPGGGETEEIENAAREGRLGSVLNITGATHTNALQRLAVEESRLGIPLIFGLDVIHGYWTTFPIPLAQAASWDPAVAERDGEISAEEARSAGVHWTFNPMMDVCHEPRWGRIAESAGEDPYLTAVLTAAKVRGYQGPALSADPRKVAACAKHFAAYGGAEGGRDYNTVDVSEQRLRNVYLPPFKAALDAGVATVMASFNTVSGVPAHANSHLLTEVLREEWKYDGMVVSDWTGVQELIAHGLAEDGADAIRQALGAGVDMEMVSTHITEHGEKLLAAGAIDPARLDEAVSRVLLLKARLGLFTAPYAAESAEITEPGAEARRAARETAARTLVLLKNETTANGASVLPLPATAASVAVVGPFALSTDLHGTWAGPGAARFAATTVLEGLREALPATEVLYAEGEAEAIAAVREADVTVVAVGEPSEISGEASTRADISLPEGQAELIRQVASVGKPFAVVVFGGRPLTMEEWIDEAPAVLFAWHPGLEGGHAVADVLTGKVNPSAKLPVTFPRSAGQIPLYYNHENTGRPADPADPKVPFRSFYLDVEHGPRFAFGHGLSYTRFETGAPALSRTEISLRELGEGGSVEVTVPVRNAGDVAGTEVVQVYVHDRAASIVQPVRRLRGFARVELAPGQSEEVLVRLDSEDLGFWDNDPAGNYRVETGAFDIYAGTDSTATAHTTLHVV, encoded by the coding sequence ATGACTGTCGAACACACCGCCGATGACCACCTGGAACTCGTCCGGGACCTCCTCTCCCGGATGACCGTGGCCGAAAAGCTGGGTCAGCTTCAGCAGCTCTCCTGGAACAGCGCCACCGGTCCGGGCGGCGGCGAGACCGAGGAGATCGAGAACGCGGCCCGCGAGGGACGGCTCGGTTCGGTCCTGAACATCACGGGCGCCACGCACACGAACGCCCTCCAGCGGCTCGCCGTCGAGGAGTCGCGACTCGGCATCCCGCTGATCTTCGGCCTCGACGTCATCCACGGCTACTGGACCACCTTCCCGATCCCGCTCGCACAAGCCGCCTCCTGGGACCCGGCGGTCGCGGAGCGCGACGGCGAGATCTCCGCCGAGGAAGCGCGCTCGGCCGGGGTGCACTGGACGTTCAACCCGATGATGGACGTGTGCCACGAGCCGCGCTGGGGCCGTATCGCGGAGAGCGCCGGCGAGGACCCGTACCTCACCGCCGTGCTCACCGCCGCGAAGGTGCGCGGCTACCAGGGTCCGGCGCTGTCGGCCGACCCGCGCAAGGTCGCCGCCTGCGCCAAGCACTTCGCCGCCTACGGGGGCGCCGAGGGCGGGCGCGACTACAACACCGTGGACGTCTCCGAGCAGCGTCTGCGCAACGTCTACCTGCCGCCCTTCAAGGCGGCGCTCGACGCCGGCGTCGCCACGGTGATGGCCTCGTTCAACACCGTTTCGGGCGTCCCCGCGCACGCCAACTCCCACCTGCTCACCGAAGTGCTGCGCGAGGAGTGGAAGTACGACGGGATGGTCGTGAGCGACTGGACCGGCGTGCAGGAACTCATCGCGCACGGTCTCGCGGAGGATGGGGCCGACGCCATCCGGCAGGCCCTCGGCGCGGGCGTGGACATGGAGATGGTGAGCACCCACATCACCGAGCACGGCGAGAAGCTCCTCGCCGCCGGGGCGATCGACCCGGCGCGACTGGACGAGGCGGTCTCCCGCGTCCTGCTCCTCAAGGCACGTCTCGGTCTCTTCACCGCGCCATACGCGGCGGAGTCCGCGGAGATCACCGAGCCCGGGGCGGAGGCGCGGCGCGCCGCGCGGGAGACCGCGGCCCGCACGCTCGTACTCCTCAAGAACGAGACGACCGCGAACGGGGCGTCCGTGCTGCCGCTGCCCGCCACGGCCGCGTCGGTGGCCGTCGTCGGGCCGTTCGCGCTGTCGACGGACCTGCACGGGACGTGGGCCGGTCCGGGCGCCGCCCGCTTCGCCGCCACCACTGTCCTGGAGGGGCTGCGCGAGGCGCTTCCCGCGACCGAGGTGCTGTACGCCGAGGGCGAGGCAGAGGCGATCGCGGCGGTGCGCGAGGCCGATGTGACCGTCGTCGCGGTCGGTGAGCCGAGCGAGATCAGCGGCGAGGCGTCGACGCGCGCCGACATCTCGCTGCCCGAGGGGCAGGCCGAGCTGATCCGCCAGGTGGCCTCCGTGGGGAAGCCTTTCGCCGTCGTGGTCTTCGGCGGCCGGCCGCTCACCATGGAGGAGTGGATCGACGAGGCGCCCGCCGTTCTCTTCGCCTGGCACCCGGGGCTGGAGGGCGGTCACGCCGTCGCGGATGTCCTGACGGGGAAGGTCAATCCGAGCGCCAAGCTCCCTGTCACGTTCCCGCGTTCGGCCGGACAGATCCCGCTCTACTACAACCACGAGAACACCGGCCGTCCCGCCGACCCGGCCGACCCGAAGGTGCCGTTCCGCTCCTTCTACCTCGACGTGGAGCACGGGCCTCGCTTCGCCTTCGGCCACGGGCTGAGCTACACCCGCTTCGAGACCGGCGCGCCCGCCCTGAGCCGGACCGAGATCTCGCTGCGGGAACTCGGTGAGGGGGGATCGGTCGAGGTGACCGTGCCGGTCAGGAACGCGGGGGACGTGGCGGGCACCGAGGTCGTGCAGGTCTACGTGCACGACCGGGCCGCCTCGATCGTGCAGCCGGTACGGCGGCTTCGCGGATTCGCCCGGGTCGAGCTGGCACCGGGGCAGAGCGAGGAGGTCCTGGTGCGTCTGGACTCCGAGGACCTCGGCTTCTGGGACAACGACCCGGCCGGGAACTACCGCGTCGAGACGGGCGCCTTCGACATCTACGCCGGTACCGACTCGACGGCCACCGCGCACACGACACTGCACGTCGTCTGA
- the pdxH gene encoding pyridoxamine 5'-phosphate oxidase — translation MSEENAPEARGGDAEREPDGSARRAHVPHVLDPAGMREQYRAEGIEAEGFAAEPMDQFGRWFADAVAAGIFEPNAMVVSTADTRGRPSSRTVLLKQYAARGFVFYTNHTSRKGREIAENPHVALLFPWHPMARQVLVTGTAAHVDRAETAAYFHSRPHGSQLGAWASEQSRVVASREVLDEQYARLAARYPEGSEVPVPPHWGGYLVTPETVEFWQGRENRLHDRLRYRRTGGEQGAEPEWTLERLSP, via the coding sequence GTGAGCGAGGAGAACGCGCCGGAGGCGCGAGGCGGGGACGCGGAGCGGGAGCCGGATGGGAGCGCGCGGCGGGCACACGTACCGCACGTACTCGATCCTGCGGGGATGCGCGAGCAGTACCGGGCCGAGGGGATCGAGGCCGAGGGGTTCGCGGCGGAGCCGATGGACCAGTTCGGGCGCTGGTTCGCGGACGCGGTGGCGGCGGGGATCTTCGAGCCCAACGCCATGGTCGTCTCGACGGCGGACACCCGGGGGCGGCCCAGTTCGAGGACGGTGCTGCTGAAGCAGTACGCGGCGCGCGGATTCGTCTTCTACACCAACCACACTTCCCGCAAGGGCCGCGAGATCGCGGAAAACCCGCACGTCGCGCTGCTCTTCCCCTGGCACCCGATGGCCCGCCAGGTCCTGGTCACCGGTACGGCGGCGCACGTGGACCGGGCGGAGACCGCCGCGTACTTCCACAGCCGTCCGCACGGTTCGCAGCTCGGCGCCTGGGCGAGCGAGCAGTCACGGGTCGTCGCGTCGCGCGAAGTGCTCGACGAGCAGTACGCGCGGCTCGCCGCCCGGTATCCGGAGGGCAGCGAGGTGCCCGTACCACCGCACTGGGGCGGGTATCTCGTCACGCCGGAGACGGTCGAGTTCTGGCAGGGGCGTGAGAACCGCCTGCATGATCGTTTGCGCTATCGCCGTACGGGAGGGGAGCAGGGCGCGGAGCCGGAGTGGACCCTGGAACGGCTGAGCCCCTGA
- a CDS encoding maltose acetyltransferase domain-containing protein produces MTHPSDTPASGTDVFDRMRAGELYRADDPEIERRQRAARRLAARWATAYTEDPDAARPLLSELLGSLGEGAELRPPLHLDYGSHLRIGARTFVNYGLTALDVADITIGADCQLGPHVQLLTPTHPLEPGFRREKWESARPITLGDNVWLGGGVLVLPGITIGENSVIGAGSVVTKDIPPNAVAVGNPARVVRTL; encoded by the coding sequence ATGACGCACCCCTCCGACACCCCCGCGAGCGGCACCGACGTCTTCGACCGCATGCGCGCCGGTGAGCTGTACCGCGCCGACGACCCCGAGATCGAACGCCGCCAGCGCGCGGCCCGTCGCCTCGCCGCCCGCTGGGCCACGGCCTACACCGAGGACCCCGACGCCGCCCGTCCCCTCCTCTCCGAACTCCTCGGCTCTCTCGGCGAGGGCGCCGAACTACGCCCTCCCCTCCACCTCGACTACGGCTCCCACCTCCGCATCGGCGCCCGCACCTTCGTCAACTACGGCCTCACCGCCCTGGACGTCGCCGACATCACCATCGGCGCCGACTGCCAACTCGGCCCCCACGTCCAGCTCCTCACTCCGACCCACCCCCTGGAACCCGGTTTCCGCCGGGAGAAGTGGGAGTCCGCGCGCCCCATCACCCTCGGCGACAACGTCTGGCTCGGCGGCGGCGTCCTCGTCCTGCCGGGTATCACCATCGGCGAGAACTCCGTGATCGGCGCCGGCAGCGTCGTCACCAAGGACATCCCCCCGAACGCCGTCGCCGTCGGCAATCCGGCCCGCGTCGTCCGCACCCTGTAG
- a CDS encoding LysR family transcriptional regulator, translated as MRHLRCFLAVAEEGSVTAAAARLRRGQPAVSRTLAALERGLGVRLVDRSTHHLALTAEGAAFRVRARAAVAAFDEAVSLVGAPRALRIGHAWSAAGRFTTPLLRSWRERRPDVPLELLRVDDRTAGLLRGVVDLALLRGPVTEPGLVAVELYAEPRVAAVPVDSVWAERARIGLGELAGGTLALNTVSGSTTPELWPSGARPVSTLTVGNTDDWLAAIAAGLAFGVTARATAAMHAYPGVTFVPLSDAPPLSVSLVRRAGREREEVREFVALAREVTAAARGGEAG; from the coding sequence GTGCGGCACCTGCGGTGTTTCCTCGCTGTGGCCGAGGAGGGATCGGTGACGGCCGCTGCGGCGCGGTTGCGGAGGGGGCAGCCGGCGGTTTCGCGGACGCTGGCGGCGCTGGAGCGGGGGCTCGGGGTCCGGCTCGTGGACCGGTCCACGCATCACCTCGCGTTGACCGCCGAGGGGGCGGCGTTCCGCGTGCGGGCGCGGGCGGCTGTCGCGGCCTTCGACGAAGCAGTGTCCCTTGTCGGGGCGCCGAGGGCCTTGCGGATCGGGCACGCGTGGTCGGCGGCGGGGCGGTTCACGACGCCGTTGTTGCGGAGCTGGCGCGAGCGGCGTCCGGATGTGCCGCTGGAGCTGCTGCGGGTGGACGACCGGACGGCGGGGTTGCTGCGCGGGGTGGTGGATCTCGCCTTGTTGCGCGGGCCGGTCACGGAGCCGGGGCTTGTGGCGGTCGAGTTGTACGCGGAGCCGAGAGTGGCGGCCGTGCCGGTGGACAGTGTGTGGGCGGAGCGGGCGCGGATCGGGTTGGGGGAACTGGCCGGGGGGACGCTCGCGCTCAACACCGTCTCGGGGTCGACGACTCCGGAGCTGTGGCCCTCCGGGGCGCGGCCGGTGTCGACGTTGACCGTGGGCAATACCGACGACTGGCTCGCGGCGATCGCCGCGGGGCTCGCCTTCGGGGTGACGGCCCGCGCCACGGCGGCGATGCACGCCTATCCGGGCGTCACCTTCGTCCCGTTGAGCGATGCGCCGCCGCTCTCGGTGTCGCTCGTCCGGCGGGCGGGGCGGGAGCGGGAGGAGGTGCGGGAGTTCGTCGCGCTCGCGCGGGAGGTGACTGCGGCGGCAAGGGGCGGGGAGGCCGGCTGA
- a CDS encoding phospholipase D-like domain-containing protein: protein MTTSTTERDGASGAEEASEAHDAADLTGSTDQVGSTDLADSVEHAGSTDLVGSPDPAGSTDLAASPDPAGSTDLAARGVELRRRLERLLGIAMSEGNGLHALRNGDEIFPAMLRAISSARRTVDMMTFVYWRGEIARDFARALAERAEAGVRVRLLLDGFGARTIERDLLDLMENAGVVLAWFRKPLLISPFKQNHRCHRKALVIDESIAFTGGVGIAEEWCGDARDPSEWRDTHVEVRGPAVDGIAAAFAQNWAECKPELFDDQDLFTPQEPAGDAVVQVVRGSASFGWQDMQTLFRVTLESARERVRISTAYFAPDDYFIDLLCAAAARGVRVELLQPGPHTDKRVCQLAGQRHYSRLLDSGVHVWQYQPTMLHTKILTVDRTLALVGSTNFNRRSLEHDEEVMLAVLDPSFVAGLDADYDRDLARSTRMNPTRWSHRSLTQRTRESLMRPLGRFL, encoded by the coding sequence CACGACGCAGCGGACCTCACGGGTTCCACGGACCAGGTGGGCTCGACGGACCTCGCGGACTCCGTGGAACACGCGGGCTCCACGGACCTTGTCGGCTCCCCGGACCCCGCTGGCTCCACGGACCTCGCGGCCTCGCCGGACCCCGCTGGCTCCACGGACCTCGCGGCGCGCGGGGTCGAGCTGCGGAGACGGCTCGAACGGCTCCTCGGCATCGCGATGTCCGAGGGCAACGGGCTGCACGCGCTGCGCAACGGCGACGAGATCTTCCCCGCCATGCTCCGGGCCATCTCCTCCGCCCGCCGCACCGTGGACATGATGACCTTCGTCTACTGGCGCGGCGAGATCGCCCGCGACTTCGCCCGAGCCCTCGCCGAACGCGCCGAGGCGGGCGTCCGCGTGCGCCTGCTCCTCGACGGCTTCGGGGCCCGCACGATAGAACGCGACCTCCTCGACCTCATGGAGAACGCGGGCGTCGTCCTCGCGTGGTTCCGCAAGCCCCTCCTCATCTCCCCCTTCAAGCAGAACCACCGCTGCCACCGCAAGGCCCTCGTGATCGACGAGTCGATCGCCTTCACCGGAGGGGTCGGCATAGCTGAGGAGTGGTGCGGCGACGCCCGCGACCCCTCCGAGTGGCGCGACACGCACGTCGAGGTGCGCGGTCCCGCCGTGGACGGCATCGCCGCCGCCTTCGCCCAGAACTGGGCCGAGTGTAAGCCCGAACTCTTCGACGACCAGGACCTCTTCACCCCGCAGGAGCCGGCCGGCGACGCCGTCGTCCAGGTCGTACGGGGCTCCGCGAGCTTCGGCTGGCAGGACATGCAGACCCTCTTCCGGGTCACCCTGGAGTCCGCCCGCGAACGCGTCCGCATCTCCACCGCCTACTTCGCCCCCGACGACTACTTCATCGACCTCCTGTGCGCCGCCGCCGCGCGCGGCGTCCGCGTCGAACTCCTCCAGCCCGGCCCCCACACCGACAAACGCGTCTGCCAGCTCGCCGGCCAGCGCCACTACTCCCGTCTGCTCGACAGCGGAGTCCACGTCTGGCAGTACCAGCCCACGATGCTCCACACCAAGATCCTCACCGTGGACCGCACCCTCGCCCTCGTCGGCTCCACCAACTTCAACCGCCGCTCGCTGGAGCACGACGAAGAGGTCATGCTCGCCGTCCTCGACCCCTCCTTCGTCGCCGGTCTCGACGCCGACTACGACCGCGACCTGGCCCGCAGCACCCGCATGAACCCCACCCGCTGGTCCCACCGCTCCCTCACCCAGCGCACCCGCGAATCCCTGATGCGCCCCCTCGGCCGCTTCCTCTGA
- a CDS encoding citrate synthase 2 — MSDFVPGLEGVIAFETEIAEPDKEGGALRYRGVDIEDLVGKVSFGNVWGLLVDGSFTPGLPPAEPFPLPVHTGDIRVDVQSALAQLAPIWGLRPLLDIDAAQARTDLARSAVTALSYVAQAARGQQSPMVPQSEIDKGRSIVERFMIRWRGEPDPRHVKAVDAYWTSAAEHGMNASTFTARVIASTGADVAAALSGAVGAMSGPLHGGAPSRVLGMLEEVERTGDAAAYVRRVLDSGERLMGFGHRVYRAEDPRARVLRRTAKELGAPRFEVAEALEKAALDELHSRRPDRVLATNVEFWAAIMLDFAEVPAPLFTSMFTCARTAGWSAHILEQKRTGRLVRPSARYTGPGSRTAEDIEGYGDVVRVDG, encoded by the coding sequence ATGTCCGATTTCGTGCCCGGCCTCGAAGGGGTCATCGCCTTCGAGACGGAGATCGCCGAACCCGACAAGGAAGGCGGCGCCCTGCGCTACCGCGGCGTCGACATCGAGGACCTGGTCGGCAAGGTCTCCTTCGGCAATGTGTGGGGACTCCTCGTCGACGGCTCGTTCACGCCCGGCCTGCCGCCGGCCGAACCCTTCCCCTTGCCGGTCCACACGGGTGACATCCGCGTCGACGTCCAGTCCGCGCTCGCCCAGCTCGCCCCCATCTGGGGTCTGCGGCCACTGCTCGACATCGACGCCGCGCAGGCCCGTACCGACCTCGCGCGCTCCGCCGTCACCGCGCTCTCGTACGTCGCCCAGGCGGCGCGCGGCCAGCAGTCGCCGATGGTTCCGCAGAGCGAGATCGACAAGGGTCGCTCCATCGTCGAGCGGTTCATGATCCGGTGGCGCGGCGAACCCGACCCCCGCCACGTGAAGGCCGTGGACGCCTACTGGACCTCGGCGGCCGAGCACGGCATGAACGCGTCGACCTTCACCGCCCGCGTCATCGCCTCCACCGGGGCCGATGTCGCCGCCGCGCTCTCGGGAGCGGTGGGCGCGATGTCGGGGCCGCTCCACGGCGGAGCGCCGTCCCGCGTGCTCGGGATGCTGGAGGAGGTCGAGCGCACGGGCGACGCTGCGGCCTACGTCCGCCGGGTCCTCGACTCCGGCGAACGCCTCATGGGCTTCGGCCACCGCGTGTACCGCGCCGAGGACCCGCGCGCCCGGGTGCTGCGCCGTACGGCCAAGGAACTGGGCGCCCCCCGCTTCGAGGTCGCCGAGGCCCTGGAAAAGGCCGCCCTCGACGAACTGCACTCCCGCCGCCCCGACCGGGTGCTCGCGACCAACGTCGAGTTCTGGGCGGCGATCATGCTCGATTTCGCCGAGGTCCCCGCCCCGCTCTTCACCTCCATGTTCACCTGTGCCCGCACGGCGGGCTGGTCCGCGCACATCCTGGAGCAGAAGCGCACCGGCCGCCTGGTCCGTCCGTCCGCCCGCTACACCGGCCCCGGCAGCCGCACGGCCGAGGACATCGAGGGGTACGGGGACGTGGTGCGCGTCGACGGCTGA
- a CDS encoding SIS domain-containing protein, whose product MSPDAVFPPPVPDTARRYLDAVTALLARVRDEEAVPGGPVERAARLLAATVTRGGRIFAFGAGHSSLIAQDLVYKAGGLALVNLLTVPGTLGVDVRPATLGSALERVEGLAGTVLDQSPAASGDLLVIISLSGRNVLPVEMAVRAREKGLKVIGVTSAAYAGHSLPDNPWNSFLAEHCDVVLDNKITVGDAELSGDGIAAPFGPASTAVTSALLQATTATAAALLAAEGTEPPLLRSGNVPGGREWNGEVFARHRERIYYQH is encoded by the coding sequence ATGAGCCCCGACGCCGTGTTCCCCCCGCCCGTTCCCGACACCGCGCGCCGCTACCTCGACGCCGTGACCGCGCTTCTCGCGCGCGTACGCGACGAGGAGGCCGTGCCGGGCGGTCCCGTCGAGCGGGCGGCGCGACTGCTCGCGGCGACCGTGACGCGAGGCGGCCGGATCTTCGCCTTCGGGGCCGGGCACTCCTCGCTCATCGCGCAGGACCTCGTCTACAAGGCCGGCGGCCTCGCCCTCGTGAACCTGCTCACGGTGCCGGGCACACTCGGTGTGGACGTACGGCCCGCGACGCTCGGCTCCGCGCTGGAGCGCGTCGAGGGTCTCGCGGGGACCGTGCTCGACCAGTCGCCCGCCGCGTCCGGCGACCTGCTCGTGATCATCTCGCTCTCCGGACGCAACGTCCTGCCCGTCGAGATGGCGGTGCGGGCGCGCGAGAAGGGGCTGAAGGTCATCGGCGTCACCTCCGCCGCGTACGCGGGGCACAGCCTCCCGGACAACCCGTGGAACTCCTTCCTCGCCGAGCACTGCGACGTCGTGCTCGACAACAAGATCACCGTGGGCGACGCGGAGCTGAGCGGTGACGGCATCGCCGCCCCCTTCGGCCCGGCCTCCACGGCCGTGACCAGCGCTCTTCTCCAGGCCACGACCGCGACGGCGGCGGCGCTCCTCGCCGCCGAGGGCACCGAACCGCCCCTGCTGCGCTCGGGGAACGTGCCCGGCGGGCGGGAGTGGAACGGGGAGGTCTTCGCGCGCCACAGGGAGCGGATCTACTACCAGCACTGA
- a CDS encoding PAS domain-containing protein: MDAALCALDTDGVVTHWNREAERILGWSPDEAVGRQGFGGWAAREADAGEMWRSLAAAMRAPGRQVHEFALLTKDGGRVLVRVQSAAVRDTDGRPAGVYCAFSEVHTQIDLERSIALGEALFDDAAWGVVLVDADLRPAAVNAYAARALGTGRTALLGRPLADLLGQGVEELESALTHVLAEGAPPAPAELWVTVREDAEPARRCWRSGFVRLSSPLSEEPVPLGVGWFFQDVTEARLAEQESAQLRFRSGQSQRAARAAAECEDPGEAITVHLDFALAGFADHALVDLLDTPAAHHEPEGNGGTPRLVRGAMTPGGSPGPLRTALAGVGLPVGYGEAHPAVRAVRRSGAVRTSWHGGVDDEEREDWSHRHRWPRETEHALCAVLRSRGLTLGVVTFLRGPGRHAFDRSDAQYAESVALRVAGAVDLARLLAPGPRADQEPYASHEPYGE; the protein is encoded by the coding sequence ATGGACGCGGCTCTGTGCGCGCTCGACACGGACGGCGTCGTGACGCACTGGAACCGCGAGGCGGAGCGCATCCTCGGCTGGTCCCCGGACGAGGCGGTCGGCCGGCAGGGCTTCGGCGGCTGGGCGGCGCGCGAGGCGGACGCGGGGGAGATGTGGCGTTCGCTCGCCGCGGCGATGCGCGCGCCGGGACGTCAGGTCCACGAGTTCGCGCTGCTCACCAAGGACGGCGGTCGCGTCCTCGTCCGGGTCCAGTCCGCCGCCGTACGGGACACGGACGGCCGTCCGGCGGGGGTGTACTGCGCCTTCAGCGAGGTCCACACCCAGATAGACCTGGAGCGTTCCATAGCCCTCGGGGAGGCGCTCTTCGACGACGCCGCCTGGGGCGTCGTGCTCGTGGACGCCGATCTGCGGCCCGCCGCGGTCAACGCCTACGCGGCCCGCGCGCTCGGCACCGGTCGCACCGCGCTGCTCGGCCGCCCGCTCGCCGATCTCCTCGGCCAGGGCGTCGAGGAGCTGGAGAGCGCGCTCACGCACGTACTCGCCGAAGGGGCCCCGCCCGCCCCCGCCGAGTTGTGGGTGACGGTCCGCGAGGACGCGGAGCCCGCGCGGCGCTGCTGGCGCTCCGGATTCGTACGGCTCTCCTCGCCGCTCAGCGAGGAGCCCGTGCCGCTCGGTGTCGGCTGGTTCTTCCAGGACGTGACGGAGGCGCGGCTCGCGGAGCAGGAGAGCGCGCAGTTGCGTTTCCGCTCCGGGCAGTCGCAGCGCGCCGCGCGCGCGGCGGCCGAGTGCGAGGACCCGGGCGAGGCGATCACGGTCCATCTCGACTTCGCCCTCGCCGGTTTCGCCGACCACGCGCTCGTCGACCTCCTCGACACGCCCGCGGCGCACCACGAACCCGAGGGCAACGGGGGCACGCCGCGTCTCGTGCGGGGCGCGATGACCCCCGGTGGCAGTCCTGGCCCGCTGCGTACCGCGCTCGCGGGGGTCGGGCTGCCGGTTGGCTACGGCGAGGCGCATCCCGCCGTACGGGCGGTGCGCCGCTCGGGCGCGGTGCGGACGAGCTGGCACGGCGGCGTCGACGACGAGGAGCGCGAGGACTGGTCGCACCGCCACCGCTGGCCCCGCGAGACCGAGCACGCGCTCTGCGCCGTCCTGCGCAGTCGCGGTCTCACGCTTGGTGTCGTGACGTTTCTGCGCGGCCCCGGCCGCCATGCCTTCGACCGCTCCGACGCCCAGTACGCGGAATCCGTCGCGCTGCGCGTCGCGGGCGCCGTCGACCTCGCCCGCCTCCTCGCCCCCGGCCCTCGCGCGGACCAGGAGCCGTACGCGAGCCACGAGCCGTACGGGGAGTGA